In Deinococcus carri, one DNA window encodes the following:
- a CDS encoding glycosyltransferase family A protein, whose amino-acid sequence MTPLDILIPTCDRPGALAATLTSLSAQTAQPFRVVISDQGEQAAQERPEVATALRVLELHGCAVEVYRHLPRRGMAEQRQFLLEQARAPSVLFLDDDLILEPWVVAQMLEALQREGCGFVGSAVIGLSYRADVRPHQQAVEFWEGPVTPETVRPGTAAWERYMLHNAANLLHVQQQHAPAPEQSRLYKVAWVGGCVLYDRACLEAVGGFGFWRELPEHHAGEDVLAQQRVMARFGGCGVMPSGVYHQELPTTLPNREVDAPKVLDL is encoded by the coding sequence GTGACCCCCCTCGACATCCTGATTCCCACCTGTGACCGGCCGGGGGCGTTGGCCGCGACCCTCACCAGCCTGTCGGCGCAGACGGCCCAGCCCTTCCGGGTGGTGATTTCCGACCAGGGGGAACAGGCGGCGCAGGAGCGGCCCGAGGTCGCCACCGCCCTGCGCGTGCTGGAACTGCACGGCTGCGCGGTGGAGGTGTACCGCCACCTGCCCCGGCGCGGCATGGCCGAACAGCGCCAGTTTCTGCTGGAGCAGGCGCGCGCGCCCTCCGTGCTGTTTCTGGACGACGACCTGATTCTGGAACCGTGGGTGGTGGCGCAGATGCTGGAGGCCCTCCAGCGCGAGGGCTGCGGCTTCGTCGGTAGCGCCGTCATCGGCCTGAGCTACCGCGCCGACGTGCGCCCGCATCAGCAGGCGGTGGAGTTCTGGGAGGGGCCGGTCACGCCGGAGACGGTGAGGCCCGGCACAGCGGCCTGGGAACGCTACATGCTGCACAACGCAGCGAACCTGCTGCACGTGCAGCAGCAGCACGCGCCTGCCCCCGAACAGAGCCGCCTCTACAAGGTGGCGTGGGTGGGCGGCTGCGTCCTGTACGACCGCGCGTGCCTGGAGGCCGTGGGCGGCTTCGGCTTCTGGCGCGAGCTGCCCGAGCACCACGCGGGCGAGGACGTGCTGGCCCAGCAGCGGGTGATGGCCCGCTTCGGCGGCTGCGGCGTGATGCCGTCGGGCGTGTACCACCAGGAACTGCCCACCACCCTGCCGAACCGTGAGGTGGACGCGCCGAAGGTGCTGGACCTATGA
- the waaF gene encoding lipopolysaccharide heptosyltransferase II, with amino-acid sequence MADWTQARNILAVRLDTLGDVLMTTPALRALKVSQPQNGQVQRRVTLLTSPPGAAVARLVPELDEVLVYEAPWLKATPPRASSAPDLEMVAFLRERGFDAAVIFTVYSQNPLPSALLCYLADIPLRLAHCRENPYQLLTDWVRETEPEGGIRHEVQRQLDLVGAVGAVTPDERLSLGFSTEAAARVTERLTGLDMARPWAVIHPGATAASRRYPPEYFAEVARQLAERGLTLLFTGDNGERELIAGIQRMAGGVGQSLAGELGLEELAALIARAPLLISNNTGPAHMAAALGTPVVDLYALTNPQHTPWQVPSRVLSHDVECRWCYSSVCRTGHHLCLRGVPPGEVVAAALDLLTPAPVEVAR; translated from the coding sequence ATGGCCGACTGGACCCAGGCCCGCAACATCCTCGCCGTGCGCCTCGACACGCTGGGCGACGTGCTGATGACCACCCCGGCGCTGCGGGCGCTGAAGGTGAGCCAGCCCCAGAACGGACAGGTGCAGCGCCGCGTGACGCTGCTCACCTCGCCGCCCGGTGCCGCGGTCGCCCGCCTCGTGCCGGAACTCGACGAGGTGCTGGTGTACGAGGCCCCCTGGCTCAAGGCCACGCCACCGCGGGCGAGCAGCGCCCCCGACCTGGAGATGGTCGCCTTCCTGCGCGAGCGGGGCTTCGACGCCGCCGTCATCTTCACCGTCTACAGTCAGAACCCGCTGCCCTCCGCGCTGCTGTGCTACCTGGCCGACATCCCGCTGCGGCTGGCCCACTGCCGTGAGAATCCCTATCAACTGCTCACCGACTGGGTGCGCGAGACGGAGCCGGAGGGGGGCATCCGCCACGAGGTCCAGCGGCAGCTCGATCTGGTGGGCGCGGTGGGGGCGGTGACGCCGGACGAGCGGCTCTCGCTGGGCTTCTCGACAGAGGCAGCGGCGCGGGTGACGGAACGGCTGACTGGGCTGGACATGGCGCGGCCCTGGGCGGTCATCCACCCTGGCGCAACTGCCGCCTCACGCCGCTACCCTCCCGAATACTTCGCGGAGGTGGCGCGGCAACTGGCGGAGCGGGGACTGACGCTCCTCTTTACCGGTGATAACGGCGAGCGGGAACTCATCGCGGGCATTCAGCGGATGGCAGGCGGTGTCGGCCAATCGCTGGCCGGGGAACTGGGGCTGGAGGAACTGGCGGCGCTCATCGCCCGCGCTCCCCTGCTGATTTCCAACAACACCGGCCCGGCACACATGGCCGCGGCGCTGGGCACGCCCGTCGTGGACCTGTACGCCCTCACCAACCCGCAGCACACGCCCTGGCAGGTGCCTTCGCGGGTCCTCTCGCATGACGTGGAGTGCCGCTGGTGCTACAGCTCCGTCTGCCGCACCGGGCATCATCTCTGCCTGCGCGGCGTGCCGCCAGGAGAGGTGGTCGCGGCGGCGCTGGACCTGCTGACACCGGCCCCGGTTGAGGTGGCAAGGTGA
- the rfaE2 gene encoding D-glycero-beta-D-manno-heptose 1-phosphate adenylyltransferase encodes MLLEHLDEFRHLRVVVVGEAMLDSYLYGTADRLCREAPVPIVALHGRHDVPGGAANAAVNARALGASVEFLSVLGADAEGDILLSRLEEAGVDTAGVVRSQGRETLVKQRVMAASQILLRLDRGTEQGVAGEDEEALITHLRAAFRRADAVIVSDYGYGVLTPRVIAALAEEQARSPRVLMADAKQLGRYREVGVTAAKPNYGEALALLKETAQPGPEERLAQVAGWEEAVLEQTGARIVAVTLDVEGALVFEQGQPAYRTFTRPHSNANATGAGDTFVATLALALATGADTPAAADLASAAATVVVQRDGTTVCTHAELRDFLTAENKVLDREAVLTRIAALRDQGRRVVFTNGCFDLLHRGHITYLNQAKALGDVLVVGLNDDASVRRLKGASRPINPTEDRAQVLAALSCVDLIVPFTEDTPAALIEALRPDVYVKGGDYTRETLPEAPLVESLGGEVRLLPYLDDRSTTGIIERVRRAYATGD; translated from the coding sequence ATGCTCTTAGAACACCTTGACGAGTTCCGCCACCTGCGGGTGGTCGTGGTCGGTGAGGCGATGCTGGACAGCTACCTGTACGGCACCGCCGACCGCCTCTGCCGCGAGGCCCCGGTGCCCATCGTGGCGCTGCACGGGCGGCACGACGTGCCCGGCGGGGCCGCCAACGCCGCCGTGAACGCCCGCGCGCTGGGGGCCAGCGTGGAGTTCCTGTCGGTGCTGGGGGCCGACGCCGAGGGCGACATCCTCCTGAGTCGGCTGGAGGAGGCGGGTGTGGACACGGCGGGCGTGGTCCGTTCGCAGGGGCGCGAGACGTTGGTCAAGCAGCGGGTAATGGCCGCCTCGCAGATTCTGCTGCGGCTGGACCGGGGCACCGAGCAGGGCGTGGCCGGCGAGGATGAGGAAGCCCTCATCACGCACCTGCGCGCCGCCTTCCGCCGGGCCGACGCGGTCATCGTTTCCGACTACGGGTACGGTGTCCTGACCCCCCGCGTCATCGCGGCGCTGGCCGAGGAACAGGCCCGCTCGCCCCGCGTGCTGATGGCCGATGCCAAGCAGCTCGGCCGTTACCGCGAGGTGGGCGTGACCGCCGCCAAGCCCAACTACGGCGAGGCGCTGGCGCTGCTGAAGGAGACGGCGCAGCCTGGCCCCGAGGAACGGCTCGCGCAGGTCGCCGGCTGGGAGGAGGCCGTGCTGGAGCAGACCGGCGCGCGCATCGTGGCCGTGACGCTGGACGTGGAGGGCGCGCTGGTGTTCGAGCAGGGGCAACCCGCCTACCGCACCTTCACGCGGCCGCACTCCAACGCGAACGCGACCGGGGCCGGGGATACCTTCGTGGCGACGCTGGCCCTGGCCCTGGCTACCGGGGCCGACACGCCCGCTGCCGCCGACCTCGCCTCCGCCGCCGCGACGGTGGTGGTGCAGCGCGACGGCACCACGGTCTGCACCCACGCCGAGCTGCGTGACTTCCTGACCGCCGAGAACAAGGTGCTGGACCGGGAGGCGGTGCTGACGCGCATTGCCGCGCTGCGCGACCAGGGACGCCGGGTGGTCTTTACCAACGGCTGCTTCGACCTGCTGCACCGCGGGCACATCACCTACCTCAACCAGGCCAAGGCGCTGGGCGACGTGTTGGTGGTCGGCCTGAACGACGACGCCAGCGTGCGCCGCCTCAAGGGAGCCTCGCGGCCCATCAACCCCACGGAAGACCGCGCGCAGGTGCTGGCGGCGCTGAGCTGCGTGGACCTGATTGTGCCCTTCACCGAGGACACGCCCGCCGCGCTGATCGAGGCGCTGCGCCCCGACGTGTACGTCAAGGGCGGCGACTACACCCGCGAGACGCTGCCCGAAGCGCCGCTGGTGGAATCGCTGGGCGGCGAGGTGCGGCTGCTTCCCTACCTCGACGACCGTTCCACGACGGGCATCATCGAGCGGGTGCGGCGGGCCTACGCGACGGGGGACTGA
- a CDS encoding HAD family hydrolase gives MSGLPAGAARKAVLLDKDGTLIEDVPYNVDPALIRLLPGVGEALRALHAAGYTLVVITNQSGVARGLFPEAALEGVEARLRELLAAEGVPLAGFLACPHHPEGTVAPYAQECECRKPQPGLLRRAARELGLDLSASWMVGDILNDVEAGGRAGCRTVLLDTGGETEWVPGPYRTPDVTARGWPEVAAVILQAQEEGRTDALRTP, from the coding sequence GTGAGCGGCCTCCCCGCCGGGGCCGCCCGGAAAGCGGTGCTGCTCGACAAGGACGGCACTTTAATCGAGGACGTGCCCTACAACGTGGACCCCGCCCTCATCCGGCTGCTGCCCGGCGTGGGGGAGGCGCTCCGGGCGCTGCACGCGGCGGGCTACACGCTGGTCGTCATCACCAACCAGTCCGGCGTGGCGCGGGGCCTGTTCCCGGAAGCCGCGCTGGAGGGCGTGGAGGCGCGGCTGCGTGAACTGCTGGCGGCCGAGGGAGTGCCGCTGGCGGGCTTCCTCGCCTGCCCGCACCACCCGGAGGGCACCGTGGCTCCCTACGCGCAGGAATGCGAGTGCCGCAAGCCGCAGCCGGGCTTGCTGCGCCGCGCCGCCCGCGAGCTGGGGCTGGACCTGAGCGCCTCGTGGATGGTCGGGGACATTCTGAACGACGTGGAGGCCGGGGGGCGGGCCGGGTGCCGCACGGTGCTGCTGGACACCGGGGGCGAGACGGAGTGGGTGCCTGGGCCGTACCGCACGCCGGACGTGACGGCGCGGGGCTGGCCCGAGGTGGCCGCCGTGATTCTCCAGGCACAGGAGGAGGGGAGGACCGATGCTCTTAGAACACCTTGA
- a CDS encoding SDR family oxidoreductase: MTQTTQQPQNQNTQTQAQPDFSQSLAGQVALVTGGGSGLGAAICRVLAESGAQVIAADIQLPQAERLAAELTEAGHQVRAISLDVRDENALEQVVAQLEEEYGHLDILINNAGTDVTVAIEELSVADIDRVLDVNLRGPFLLSRAALPHMAKRGRGAIVNITSTAAKRAWANATAYHASKWGLLGLSHALHVEARPQGVRVTALVVGGMQTPFILERFPDTPLENLQDPRNVAEAVRYVLLQPEGTVVPEMTVIPMRETSWP, encoded by the coding sequence ATGACCCAGACCACGCAACAGCCCCAGAACCAGAACACGCAGACCCAGGCCCAGCCCGACTTCAGCCAGTCCCTCGCCGGGCAGGTGGCCCTCGTCACCGGCGGCGGCAGCGGACTCGGCGCAGCCATCTGCCGCGTGCTGGCTGAGTCCGGCGCGCAGGTGATTGCCGCCGACATCCAGCTCCCGCAGGCCGAGCGCCTCGCCGCCGAGCTGACCGAGGCCGGCCACCAGGTCCGCGCCATCAGCCTCGACGTGCGCGATGAGAACGCGCTGGAGCAGGTCGTGGCGCAACTGGAAGAGGAGTACGGCCACCTCGACATCCTGATCAACAACGCGGGCACCGACGTCACGGTTGCCATCGAGGAACTCAGCGTGGCGGACATCGACCGCGTGCTGGACGTGAACCTGCGCGGACCGTTCCTGCTGTCGCGCGCGGCGCTGCCCCATATGGCAAAGCGCGGGCGCGGGGCCATCGTCAACATCACCTCCACCGCCGCCAAGCGCGCCTGGGCCAACGCGACCGCCTACCACGCGAGCAAGTGGGGCCTGCTGGGCCTGAGCCACGCGCTGCACGTGGAGGCGCGGCCCCAGGGCGTGCGCGTGACCGCGCTGGTGGTCGGCGGGATGCAGACGCCCTTCATCCTGGAACGCTTCCCCGACACCCCCCTGGAGAACCTGCAGGACCCGCGCAACGTGGCCGAGGCCGTGCGCTACGTGCTGCTCCAGCCGGAAGGCACGGTGGTCCCCGAGATGACCGTCATCCCCATGCGCGAAACCTCCTGGCCGTGA
- a CDS encoding glycosyltransferase, protein MTTSGVKKIALISEHASPLATLGGTDAGGQNVYVAQVARHLANLGHAVDVFTRRDAPHLPEVLEWVPGVRVVHVPAGPAAVIPKEDLLPLMPEFTRYMAAFMAREGRYDLLHANFWMSGLVAADLKRLLGVPFVITFHALGKVRRLHQGEADGFPDDRFAIEERLVREADRIIAECPQDEADLRELYGADPARIVTVPCGFDPAEFSPQGRREARERLGLDPAELTVLQLGRMVPRKGVDDAIRGFARAVRSLGQPARLLVVGGNSPDPDPALTPELGRLRAIAQEEGVEDRVTFTGSRDRSVLRDYYSAADVFISTPWYEPFGITPLEAMACGTPVLGARVGGIQHTVADGETGFLVPPRDPDALGERLADLLADAALRERMGAAALARVRTHFTWEGVARQLAQVYREVGEETAAQPALPPAGDAVGSTIDSAVDRAFQNLITTLAHSRAALGPQIEAAAAAITACFERGGKVLVCGNGGSAADAQHFAAELVGRFRLDGRRGLPVLALTADTAMLTAWSNDVGFGDVFARQVEAFGTEGDLLLAISTSGRSPNVVAALQAARRRGLTTLALLGGRGGDALALADLPLLVPSSDTPRIQEVHILALHLICELVEEQISEGLPTHLPPPVRLNPPGAAPLISAPQTNGNRKGVNV, encoded by the coding sequence CGCGGCACCTGGCGAACCTGGGCCACGCGGTGGACGTGTTCACCCGCCGCGACGCCCCACACCTTCCCGAGGTGCTGGAGTGGGTGCCGGGCGTGCGGGTGGTGCATGTTCCGGCGGGTCCGGCGGCGGTGATTCCCAAGGAAGACCTGCTGCCGCTGATGCCCGAGTTCACCCGGTATATGGCCGCCTTCATGGCGCGGGAGGGGCGCTACGACCTGCTGCACGCCAACTTCTGGATGTCGGGGCTGGTGGCTGCCGACCTCAAGCGGCTGCTGGGCGTGCCCTTCGTGATCACCTTCCACGCGCTGGGCAAGGTGCGGCGGCTGCACCAGGGCGAGGCCGACGGCTTCCCCGACGACCGCTTCGCCATCGAGGAGCGGCTGGTGCGCGAGGCCGACCGCATCATTGCCGAGTGCCCGCAGGACGAGGCCGACCTGCGAGAGCTGTACGGGGCCGACCCCGCCCGCATCGTGACCGTGCCGTGCGGCTTCGACCCCGCCGAGTTCAGCCCGCAGGGCCGCCGGGAAGCGCGGGAGCGGCTGGGCCTGGACCCCGCCGAACTCACGGTGCTGCAACTGGGCCGCATGGTGCCGCGCAAAGGCGTGGACGACGCCATTCGCGGCTTCGCGCGGGCCGTCCGCAGCCTGGGGCAACCCGCCCGCCTGCTGGTGGTGGGCGGCAACAGCCCCGACCCCGACCCCGCCCTCACGCCTGAACTCGGCCGCCTGCGAGCCATCGCGCAAGAGGAGGGCGTAGAAGACCGCGTGACCTTTACCGGCAGCCGCGACCGCTCGGTGCTGCGCGACTACTACAGCGCCGCGGACGTATTCATCAGCACCCCGTGGTACGAACCCTTCGGCATCACGCCGCTGGAGGCGATGGCCTGCGGTACGCCGGTGCTGGGGGCGCGGGTGGGCGGCATCCAACACACGGTGGCTGACGGCGAAACCGGCTTCCTGGTGCCGCCGCGCGACCCCGACGCGCTGGGTGAGCGGCTGGCCGACCTGCTGGCCGACGCCGCATTGCGCGAACGCATGGGCGCGGCGGCCCTGGCGCGGGTGCGGACGCATTTCACCTGGGAGGGCGTGGCGCGGCAACTCGCGCAGGTGTACCGCGAGGTCGGGGAGGAGACGGCGGCACAGCCCGCCCTGCCGCCCGCCGGGGACGCCGTCGGCAGCACCATAGACAGCGCCGTGGACCGGGCCTTCCAGAACCTGATCACCACGCTGGCGCACTCGCGCGCCGCACTGGGACCGCAGATCGAGGCGGCGGCGGCAGCCATCACCGCCTGTTTCGAGCGGGGCGGCAAGGTGCTGGTGTGCGGGAACGGCGGGAGCGCCGCCGACGCGCAGCACTTCGCAGCGGAACTGGTGGGCCGCTTCCGCCTCGACGGGCGGCGGGGCCTGCCGGTGCTGGCGCTGACCGCCGACACCGCGATGCTCACCGCCTGGTCGAACGACGTGGGCTTTGGCGACGTGTTCGCGCGGCAGGTCGAGGCCTTCGGAACGGAAGGGGACCTGCTGCTCGCCATCAGCACCAGCGGGCGCTCCCCCAACGTGGTCGCCGCACTCCAGGCGGCCCGGCGGCGCGGGCTGACCACCCTCGCGCTGCTGGGGGGCCGGGGCGGGGACGCGCTGGCGCTGGCCGACCTGCCCCTGCTGGTGCCGAGCAGCGACACGCCCCGCATTCAGGAGGTCCACATCCTCGCCCTGCACCTGATCTGCGAACTCGTGGAGGAACAGATCAGCGAGGGCCTGCCCACCCACCTCCCGCCCCCCGTGCGCCTGAACCCGCCCGGTGCCGCCCCCCTCATCTCTGCCCCGCAGACCAACGGGAACCGCAAAGGAGTGAACGTATGA